The following are encoded in a window of Rhizophagus irregularis chromosome 4, complete sequence genomic DNA:
- a CDS encoding uncharacterized protein (SECRETED:cutsite_LFC-AP; SECRETED:prob_0.4392); SECRETED:SignalP(1-17), which produces MKLGFIFCLFGSPGLFCAPGLLSAHPWAFIAPGLIRSHRAQYNEIKRTDMASQQKVESDTSVIPYTDSDDSISDSLREKYKGLESTKVSSSKGAEPSSNITRKNRKKLRKSQRVSDSEDSDDDVKQGDLRKNCQISDNEDADNKIRRKDSRKNWWVEDANNKVKRKDSRKNQQISDSEDVDDDVKQGDSRKNCQISDNEDADNKVRRKDSRKNRWVEDADNKVKRKDSRKNQRISDSEDMIMITSRKRSKNRQLNSDEGKRKRAEENSSFETEEESIEKGSRRHSNRPLINAESVGFKRYNNLNEMEKDLKEALRRDVFWNITRMPDESQLDRSKTFESQKKIVIERIIPTIKQLLDPNIYPISENVIYQIIKRRHQKAKEDESDKQPKKDPEESDEDNNIIVKDLPWRSDTLRKFLRNYLDKDAKEVKRVRTYGDHIADERKPVEAPKWTLKGYNGELKRAVSIACDE; this is translated from the exons atGAAACTGGGCTTTATCTTTTGTCTTTTCGGAAGCCCGGGTCTTTTTTGCGCACCCGGGCTTTTATCCGCACATCCGTGGGCTTTTATAGCCCCTGGGCTTATACGTTCACACAGAGCTCAGTATAATGAAATT aaacgGACAGATAT GGCAAGTCAGCAAAAAGTTGAGTCAGATACGTCAGTGATACCTTATACCGATTCTGATGACTCAATATCAGATTCGTTAAGAGAGAAATATAAAG GCCTGGAAAGTACCAAAGTTAGTTCTTCGAAAGGTGCCGAACCTAGCAGTAACATTACCagaaaaaacagaaaaaagtTAAGGAAAAGTCAGCGGGTTTCTGATAGCGAAGATTCAGATGATGATGTCAAACAAGgggatttaagaaaaaattgtcAGATTTCTGATAACGAAGATgcagataataaaattagacgAAAggattcaagaaaaaattggTGGGTTGAAGATGcgaataataaagttaaacgAAAGGACTCCAGAAAAAATCAGCAGATTTCCGATAGCGAAGATGTAGATGATGATGTCAAACAAGGggattcaagaaaaaattgtCAGATTTCCGATAACGAAGATGCAGATAATAAAGTTAGACGAAAGGATTCAAGAAAAAATCGGTGGGTTGAAGATGCGGATAATAAAGTTAAACGAAAGGACTCAAGAAAAAATCAGCGAATTTCTGATAGCGAAGACATGATAATGATAACAAGCcgaaaaagatcaaaaaatcGACAACTGAATTCCGATGAGGGTAAACGAAAAAGGGCAGAAGAAAATAGTAGTTTTGAAACTGAAGAAGAAAGTATTGAAAAAGGAAGTCGCCGACATTCCAATAGACCGTTGATTAATGCTGAATCCGTTGGATTCAAGCGGTACAATAATTTGAACGAAATGGAAAAGGATTTGAAAGAAGCTTTACGT CGAGATGTTTTCTGGAATATTACCAGAATGCCGGATGAAAGCCAATTAGACAGAAGTAAAACGTTCGAATCTCAAAAGAAGATAGTAATTGAAAGAATAATTCCAACGATCAAACAACTCTTAGATCCTAATATTTACCCGATAAGCGAGAAtgttatatatcaaattatcaagAGGAGACATC AAAAGGCGAAAGAGGACGAAAGTGATaaacaacctaaaaaaga TCCAGAAGAGTCGgatgaagataataatattatcgtgAAAGACCTTCCCTGGCGTTCGGACACT ctTCGCAAGTTTCTACGAAACTATCTGGACAAGGATGCAAAAGAAGTAAAACGAGTTCGAACATATGGTGACCATATAGCAGACGAACGAAAACCCGTTGAGGCACCAAAATGGACACTTAAGGGATATAATGGTGAACTTAAAAGGGCTGTGTCTATTGCTTGTGACGAATAA